A genomic segment from Triticum dicoccoides isolate Atlit2015 ecotype Zavitan chromosome 1A, WEW_v2.0, whole genome shotgun sequence encodes:
- the LOC119280697 gene encoding uncharacterized protein LOC119280697, which translates to MSLACLVCHGMNSPSHSLRSYSVSSSEEDNRCGAVVSCLTRRVTPAGSASVGTSKVTPFPSIAAGQGTEGTPRLQRSRAVSRDLVRDWNFDEAVVAN; encoded by the coding sequence ATGAGTCTTGCTTGTCTCGTATGCCATGGCATGAACAGCCCCTCACACTCTCTTAGAAGCTACTCGGTGTCGAGTTCAGAGGAGGACAACCGATGTGGAGCTGTTGTTTCCTGCTTAACTCGGAGAGTAACGCCGGCTGGATCTGCTAGTGTTGGGACATCAAAGGTGACCCCCTTTCCATCCATAGCGGCTGGTCAAGGCACCGAGGGCACTCCTCGCCTTCAACGAAGCCGTGCTGTGTCCAGGGACCTTGTCAGAGACTGGAACTTTGATGAAGCCGTCGTTGCAAACTAG